In a single window of the Cucumis melo cultivar AY chromosome 11, USDA_Cmelo_AY_1.0, whole genome shotgun sequence genome:
- the LOC127143880 gene encoding putative disease resistance protein RGA3 — translation MGDFLRTFAVEEMLKKVLKVAGEQIGLAWGFQKHLSKLQKWLLKAEAFLRDINMRKLHHDSVRMWVDDLRHLVYQADDLLDEIVYEHLRQKFHTRKMKKVCDFFSPSSNAFIFRCNMAKRMMTLVELLEKHYNEASPLGLVVNENARPEIDVISQYRETISELEDHKIVGRDVEVESIVKQVIDASNNQLTSILPIVGMGGLGKTTLAKLVFNHELVRQHFDKTVWVCVSEPFIVNKILLDILQNLKGGTSNGGDSKEVLLRELQKEMLGQTYFLVFDDVWNENYFP, via the coding sequence ATGGGTGATTTCCTACGGACTTTTGCTGTGGAAGAAATGTTGAAGAAGGTGTTGAAGGTTGCAGGGGAGCAAATTGGCCTTGCATGGGGCTTCCAGAAACATCTCTCCAAGCTCCAAAAATGGCTACTCAAGGCTGAAGCTTTCTTACGCGATATCAACATGAGAAAATTACATCATGATTCTGTGAGGATGTGGGTGGACGATCTTCGACATCTTGTTTATCAAGCCGATGATCTATTAGACGAAATTGTTTATGAACATCTTCGACAAAAGTTCCAtacaagaaaaatgaagaaggtATGCGATTTCTTTTCTCCTTCTAGCAATGCTTTCATCTTTCGTTGTAACATGGCGAAAAGAATGATGACTCTTGTAGAATTGTTAGAAAAGCATTACAATGAGGCTTCTCCTTTAGGACTAGTGGTGAATGAAAATGCAAGACCAGAGATCGATGTTATTAGTCAATATCGAGAGACAATTTCAGAACTCGAAGATCATAAGATTGTGGGGAGGGATGTTGAAGTTGAAAGTATAGTGAAACAAGTGATTGATGCTAGCAATAATCAACTTACATCTATCCTACCCATTGTTGGTATGGGTGGATTAGGAAAAACAACTTTGGCAAAGTTAGTTTTCAACCATGAGTTGGTTAGACAACATTTTGATAAAACTGTATGGGTATGTGTCTCTGAACCATTTATTGTCAACAAGATTTTGTTAGATATTTTACAAAATCTAAAAGGTGGCACTTCTAATGGAGGGGATAGTAAGGAGGTTTTACTTCGTGAACTCCAAAAAGAGATGCTTGGCCAAACATATTTTCTTGTGTTTGACGATGTTTGGAACGAAAATTATTTTCCATGA
- the LOC127143879 gene encoding disease resistance protein RGA2-like: protein MITSNLGIIQKELVKKIGGIPLVARVLGRAVKFEGNVERWEKMLKNVLITPLQKENFVLSILKLSVDRLPSSALKQCFSYCSIFPKNFVFEKQKLVQMWMAQGFLRPQEGRNVTMENVGDIYFKILLSHCLFEGANETRTVKCYMMHDLVYDIAMAISRDQNLQLHPTNIFEKELQNKEIQNVAGKLRTIDFIQKIPYNVDHTLFYVEIRNFVCLRVLKMSSYKLSKSINQLKHLRYLEISSYSMRLRSLESIGSLHNLQTLKLLVSSIEEFPTNFTNLVNLRHLEVTMIDYKTPSRLSQLTQLQTLSHFAIGFEKGCKISELGPLKNLQGSLRLFCLEKVESKEEANGAYLVDKENLKKL, encoded by the coding sequence ATGATCACTTCAAACTTGGGGATCATTCAAAAAGAGTTGGTAAAAAAAATTGGTGGCATACCATTGGTTGCACGAGTTTTGGGAAGGGCAGTAAAATTTGAAGGAAATGTTGAGAGATGGGAGAAAATGTTGAAAAATGTGTTAATAACTCCACTGCAAAaggaaaattttgttttatctATATTAAAATTAAGTGTAGATCGTCTACCATCATCTGCATTGAAGCAATGTTTTTCATATTGTTCAATTTTTCCCAAGAATTTTGtgtttgaaaaacaaaaactagTTCAAATGTGGATGGCACAAGGTTTTCTTCGACCACAGGAAGGAAGAAATGTGACAATGGAAAATGTAGGAGACATATACTTCAAGATCTTGTTGTCGCACTGCTTATTTGAAGGTGCTAATGAAACAAGGACAGTAAAATGTTATATGATGCATGATCTTGTATATGATATTGCTATGGCAATTTCAAGGGATCAAAATTTGCAACTACATCCTACAAATATATTTGAGAAGGAACTTCAAAATAAGGAGATTCAAAATGTTGCAGGTAAGTTACGCACGATTGATTTCATTCAAAAGATTCCTTACAATGTAGATCATACACTTTTTTATGTTGAGATAAGGAACTTTGTTTGTCTGCGTGTTTTGAAGATGTCTAGTTATAAGTTATCGAAGTCAATTAATCAATTGAAACACTTGAGATATCTAGAAATTTCAAGTTACTCAATGAGATTAAGATCTCTAGAGTCTATTGGTTCACTTCATAATTTGCAAACATTGAAGTTATTAGTCTCAAGTATTGAAGAATTTCCAACAAACTTTACAAATTTGGTAAATTTAAGACACTTGGAAGTCACTATGATTGATTACAAGACGCCTTCACGTTTAAGTCAATTGACTCAACTTCAAACGTTGTCTCATTTTGCAATCGGGTTTGAGAAAGGTTGTAAGATTAGTGAATTGGGTCCATTGAAAAACTTGCAAGGTAGTTTGAGACTTTTTTGTTTGGAGAAAGTTGAAAGTAAAGAGGAAGCAAATGGAGCATATTTGGTAGATAAGGAGAATTTAAAAAAGCTGTAG